A genomic stretch from Bordetella sp. N includes:
- a CDS encoding DUF4148 domain-containing protein — protein MKTIATSLIVSFALIGAAQAATPRGDIDNVPFHGNYTQADNSASRSQIQAELQQAKSEGLVARGDLNNVPFAAQADSNVSRAQVAADAAKTPGATAFGDLNNVPFQG, from the coding sequence ATGAAAACCATCGCCACTTCGTTGATCGTTTCGTTTGCCCTGATTGGCGCCGCTCAAGCCGCCACCCCCCGCGGCGATATCGACAACGTGCCTTTCCACGGCAACTACACGCAAGCCGACAACTCGGCGAGCCGCAGCCAGATTCAAGCCGAACTGCAACAAGCCAAGAGCGAAGGCCTGGTTGCTCGGGGTGACCTGAACAACGTGCCGTTCGCCGCTCAAGCGGATTCGAACGTGTCGCGCGCCCAAGTCGCCGCCGACGCTGCGAAGACGCCTGGCGCAACCGCCTTCGGTGATCTGAATAACGTACCGTTCCAAGGCTGA
- a CDS encoding alpha/beta fold hydrolase, producing the protein MGQETAATMQEMPPIPEYQGGLMTGFRYEKVRTAGAEINVAIGGEGPPLLLLHGNPLTHVSWHRIAPTLAKSYTVVAPDLRGYGDSAKPDGGEDHAAYSFRAMGEDNVAVMSHFGFEKFAVAGHDRGARVAFRMALDFPECIERVAALDIVPTHHVLTNVTLGWGLESYHWFFMAQKAPFPEKLITSDLNYYMDYKLNKKGVGLQIFSPEAMAEYKRCTTPEQIHAICEDYRATVTLDLAMDTADFGKKKIACPVLVLWGSNSHCGRHFKPVEAWQPWAPDLRGWAIPTGHYPAEQRPDLVYRAFWEFFSGHEPARVEA; encoded by the coding sequence ATGGGCCAAGAGACAGCCGCCACGATGCAAGAAATGCCGCCGATTCCCGAGTATCAAGGCGGTTTGATGACCGGCTTCCGCTATGAAAAAGTGCGCACCGCCGGCGCCGAGATCAATGTCGCCATCGGCGGAGAAGGGCCGCCCTTGTTGCTGCTGCATGGCAATCCGCTGACGCATGTCAGCTGGCATCGCATTGCGCCGACCTTGGCCAAGTCTTACACGGTGGTCGCGCCGGACCTGCGCGGTTATGGCGACAGCGCGAAGCCTGATGGCGGCGAGGATCATGCGGCTTACTCCTTCCGGGCGATGGGTGAGGACAACGTCGCGGTCATGTCCCATTTCGGCTTTGAGAAGTTCGCGGTGGCCGGCCATGATCGTGGCGCCCGCGTGGCGTTTCGCATGGCCCTGGATTTTCCCGAGTGCATCGAACGCGTTGCTGCCCTGGACATCGTGCCGACCCACCACGTGCTGACCAATGTCACCTTGGGATGGGGGCTGGAGTCCTACCACTGGTTCTTCATGGCGCAGAAGGCGCCGTTTCCGGAGAAGCTGATCACCTCGGACCTGAACTACTACATGGACTACAAGCTGAACAAGAAAGGCGTGGGCCTGCAGATATTCAGTCCGGAAGCGATGGCGGAATACAAGCGCTGCACGACGCCGGAGCAGATCCATGCGATCTGCGAGGACTACCGCGCGACGGTCACGCTGGACCTGGCCATGGACACCGCCGATTTCGGCAAGAAGAAGATTGCCTGCCCGGTGCTGGTGCTGTGGGGCTCGAACAGTCACTGCGGGCGGCATTTCAAGCCGGTCGAGGCGTGGCAGCCCTGGGCGCCTGACCTGCGTGGGTGGGCGATACCCACGGGGCACTATCCCGCCGAACAGCGGCCGGATCTGGTCTATCGCGCGTTCTGGGAATTCTTCTCCGGGCACGAGCCCGCGCGCGTTGAAGCGTGA
- a CDS encoding helix-turn-helix domain-containing protein, whose protein sequence is MSPRHTKLPDPMPKPQEGGCAATRLILDRVGDKWSLYIIATLSGGSRRFNELKREIDGISQRMLTLTLRGLERDGLVSRTVFPTIPPRVDYELTELGGTLLQPVMGLLKWAHDNQTIIEDARLRFDEEPEQDQVLIKGVVYQRR, encoded by the coding sequence ATGTCACCGAGGCACACCAAGCTGCCTGACCCCATGCCGAAACCGCAGGAAGGCGGCTGCGCGGCGACGCGCCTGATCCTCGACCGCGTCGGCGATAAATGGAGTCTCTACATCATCGCCACCTTGTCAGGGGGCAGCCGCCGCTTCAATGAACTGAAGCGGGAAATAGACGGCATCTCGCAAAGGATGCTGACCCTGACCCTGCGCGGCCTGGAGCGCGATGGCCTGGTCTCGCGCACGGTGTTCCCGACCATCCCTCCACGGGTGGATTACGAACTCACCGAATTGGGCGGCACTTTGCTGCAACCCGTCATGGGACTGCTCAAATGGGCCCACGACAACCAGACGATCATCGAGGATGCGCGGCTGCGTTTCGATGAAGAGCCGGAGCAGGATCAGGTGCTGATCAAGGGCGTGGTTTACCAGCGGCGGTAA
- a CDS encoding CdaR family transcriptional regulator, translating into MTARGKAPPTALALQESAALARLKDIRIALTNAAVSAHSLADLATALSALLARKATFVDQEGGVLGGSHEADGDQERERSYVVALHKTGGLKRIQDSVAPVAIEPVAGAEQEGTGAAGGEGDGTAGGTADGTAYGAADGKPRGQRLGCPVRIAGGLVAILWLDEGDAPLTELDALAMEHAVLIAALHISHQRALDVQEERLGYAFVGSLLEGRFDDTPALRQRAAINGWDPEGTYRVCLILLDEPLPLSRVGLLRQERLVQRLRQYLAQAGEPALLFISLNQITFLLREPHDPAPLWKTLGGKGAALAVSRPQQGARGMAVGGADVQSLVGVLKPGRIHHFDEVLFPQALLGDATARAMLIEKRLGPLRGEKSEALLETLEVLCQEGFQLAVSSRRLDVHISTLRYRLERIAALIGVSLEDQAIRFELQVAVALMRLTEQGEGGR; encoded by the coding sequence ATGACGGCCCGAGGCAAGGCGCCGCCGACGGCGCTGGCGCTTCAGGAAAGCGCCGCGCTGGCCAGGCTCAAGGACATCCGCATCGCGCTCACCAACGCCGCCGTCAGTGCGCACAGCCTGGCCGATCTGGCCACGGCACTGTCCGCCTTGCTGGCCCGCAAAGCCACCTTCGTCGACCAGGAGGGCGGCGTGTTGGGTGGCAGCCATGAAGCGGACGGCGACCAGGAGCGCGAAAGAAGCTATGTCGTCGCCCTGCACAAGACCGGTGGGCTGAAGCGGATCCAGGACAGCGTCGCACCGGTGGCGATCGAGCCGGTTGCGGGCGCTGAGCAGGAGGGTACCGGCGCTGCTGGCGGGGAGGGTGACGGCACCGCTGGGGGCACGGCTGACGGCACCGCTTACGGCGCCGCTGACGGCAAGCCCCGCGGCCAACGTCTGGGCTGCCCCGTGCGTATCGCCGGCGGCCTGGTCGCCATCCTGTGGCTGGACGAGGGCGACGCTCCGCTGACCGAACTGGACGCCCTGGCCATGGAGCACGCCGTGCTTATCGCGGCCCTGCATATCTCCCATCAACGCGCGCTGGATGTGCAGGAGGAACGCCTGGGCTACGCCTTCGTCGGTTCCCTGCTGGAAGGGCGCTTCGACGACACGCCGGCCTTGCGCCAACGCGCGGCGATCAACGGCTGGGACCCGGAGGGCACCTATCGCGTCTGCCTGATCCTGCTGGATGAACCCTTGCCGCTGTCCCGGGTAGGGCTGCTGCGGCAGGAGCGGCTGGTACAGCGCCTGCGCCAGTACCTGGCCCAGGCCGGGGAGCCGGCGCTGCTGTTCATCTCGCTCAACCAGATCACCTTTCTCCTGCGGGAGCCCCACGATCCCGCGCCTTTGTGGAAGACCTTGGGCGGCAAGGGCGCCGCGCTGGCGGTCAGCCGGCCCCAGCAAGGGGCACGCGGCATGGCGGTGGGCGGCGCGGACGTGCAATCCCTGGTCGGCGTGCTCAAGCCCGGCCGCATCCACCATTTCGACGAAGTGCTGTTCCCCCAGGCCTTGCTGGGCGACGCCACCGCGCGCGCCATGCTGATCGAAAAACGGCTGGGGCCCTTGCGCGGGGAAAAGTCGGAGGCGCTGCTGGAAACGCTGGAAGTGCTGTGCCAGGAAGGCTTTCAACTGGCGGTGTCCAGCCGACGCCTGGACGTCCATATCAGTACGCTGCGTTATCGGCTGGAGCGGATCGCGGCGCTGATCGGCGTATCGCTGGAGGACCAGGCGATACGCTTCGAATTGCAGGTGGCCGTGGCCTTGATGCGATTGACGGAGCAAGGGGAGGGGGGCAGGTAG
- a CDS encoding PDZ domain-containing protein, with protein MSVTQLIRAITVLALGVSLTGCVNFYSDYYRQANGMDVTAIKANRAAPPPEDPIVERVAPPVTPEQQTAFFYGYAKRGYSLLGYSSFHTTRSTINDQLAVKQAKELQADLVAIYNPRYTGSTTQTETRTVPVSSTTTDVENESKTKGPRGTTKTTDKTSVTTTVTATELVNVSYDHYMYGASYFVRQKPGLGILMRDLDDNERKALQTNKGIHILVVVNDSPAFHADILVDDVILTMNGQAVIPADFRALVAAAAGQNVTLQIVRNGKKLTKTIPLPAAAPPPSAGA; from the coding sequence ATGAGCGTCACACAACTAATCCGGGCTATTACTGTTTTGGCGCTGGGGGTATCCCTTACCGGCTGCGTAAATTTCTACTCGGACTATTATCGCCAGGCCAACGGCATGGATGTCACTGCCATCAAGGCCAATCGGGCTGCCCCGCCCCCCGAAGACCCCATCGTTGAACGGGTCGCGCCGCCAGTAACGCCCGAGCAGCAGACCGCTTTTTTCTATGGCTACGCAAAGCGGGGATACAGTCTGTTGGGCTACTCGTCGTTCCACACCACCAGATCCACCATCAATGACCAGCTTGCCGTCAAGCAGGCGAAGGAACTGCAGGCGGACCTGGTCGCCATTTACAATCCCCGCTACACAGGCAGCACCACGCAGACGGAAACCCGCACCGTTCCGGTAAGTTCGACGACCACGGACGTCGAAAACGAATCGAAGACCAAGGGTCCGCGCGGCACGACCAAGACTACCGATAAAACATCAGTGACCACGACGGTCACGGCCACCGAACTGGTGAACGTAAGCTACGACCACTACATGTACGGCGCCAGCTATTTCGTCAGGCAAAAGCCAGGCTTGGGCATCCTCATGCGCGACCTGGACGACAACGAGCGCAAAGCGCTGCAGACCAACAAGGGCATACATATCCTGGTGGTCGTCAACGACAGCCCGGCATTCCATGCTGACATTTTGGTGGACGACGTCATCCTGACCATGAACGGGCAAGCGGTCATTCCCGCAGATTTCCGCGCTTTGGTCGCAGCCGCCGCAGGCCAGAACGTCACGCTGCAGATCGTCCGCAATGGCAAGAAACTGACCAAGACGATCCCGCTGCCGGCGGCCGCGCCGCCACCCAGCGCCGGCGCTTAG
- a CDS encoding FMN-dependent NADH-azoreductase, giving the protein MSNILLITSSPRGAESQTSRLAADLAHKLNKQLAGSTLTIRDLYAQSLPHIDAAYVQGRMLPADGRDAGQSVAVAQAETLVAELQAADIVVIGSAMINFGPSTQLKAWVDHITWPGVTFKYADGKAEGLVTGKKVYLVTASGAVFTEGPFAAFDFHSNYLKHTLGFIGLTDIEQIRVEGLGYGPAVAEVAIANAEAVVESVLAKAA; this is encoded by the coding sequence ATGAGCAATATCCTGCTGATCACCTCCAGCCCGCGCGGCGCGGAAAGCCAGACCAGCCGTCTGGCGGCCGACCTGGCGCACAAGCTGAACAAGCAGCTCGCCGGCAGCACGCTGACGATACGCGATCTGTACGCCCAGTCCTTGCCGCATATCGACGCGGCCTATGTGCAGGGCCGCATGCTGCCCGCCGATGGCCGCGATGCCGGGCAAAGCGTGGCCGTGGCGCAGGCCGAGACCCTGGTGGCGGAGCTGCAGGCCGCCGACATCGTCGTCATCGGTTCGGCGATGATCAATTTCGGGCCGTCGACGCAACTGAAGGCATGGGTCGATCACATCACCTGGCCGGGTGTCACCTTCAAGTACGCCGACGGTAAAGCGGAGGGCCTGGTCACGGGCAAGAAGGTGTATCTGGTCACCGCGTCCGGCGCTGTATTCACCGAAGGCCCGTTTGCCGCCTTCGACTTCCACTCGAACTACCTGAAGCACACCCTGGGTTTCATCGGCCTGACCGACATCGAGCAGATCCGCGTCGAAGGTCTGGGCTACGGCCCCGCCGTAGCGGAAGTCGCCATCGCCAATGCCGAAGCGGTCGTCGAGTCGGTCCTCGCCAAGGCGGCTTGA
- a CDS encoding haloacid dehalogenase type II — MKLTDFKVLTFDCYGTLIDWETGIFNGLQPLLAKYKPTLTKDQALEIFARHESDQQVLTPDMPYSQLLSVVYKRLANEWAIPVPNAEANIFGASVPDWPEFPDSAEALAYLKQHYKLVILSNVDRISFRSSNQRLKVEFDAIYSAQDIGSYKPSRRNFDYLLAHLRADFGFEREDILHTAQSLFHDHASANAFGLASAWIDRRHDQDGWGATMPVEHTPHVDFHFKSMAALAQAHREAMGK, encoded by the coding sequence ATGAAACTGACCGACTTCAAAGTCCTGACCTTCGATTGCTACGGCACCCTGATCGATTGGGAAACCGGCATCTTCAACGGCCTGCAGCCGCTGCTGGCCAAGTACAAGCCCACGCTGACCAAGGACCAGGCGCTGGAAATCTTCGCGCGCCACGAGTCCGACCAGCAGGTACTGACGCCGGACATGCCTTATTCGCAGCTGCTGTCGGTGGTCTACAAGCGCCTGGCCAACGAGTGGGCGATTCCCGTGCCCAATGCCGAAGCGAATATCTTCGGCGCATCCGTGCCGGACTGGCCCGAGTTTCCGGACTCGGCCGAAGCTCTGGCGTATCTGAAGCAGCACTACAAACTGGTCATCCTGTCGAACGTCGACCGCATCTCCTTCCGCAGCAGCAATCAGCGCCTCAAGGTCGAATTCGACGCGATCTACTCAGCGCAGGACATCGGGTCCTACAAGCCCAGCCGCAGGAATTTCGACTACCTGCTGGCGCATCTGCGGGCGGACTTTGGTTTCGAGCGCGAAGACATCCTGCACACCGCGCAGAGCCTGTTCCACGATCACGCATCGGCCAATGCCTTCGGCCTGGCGTCCGCATGGATCGATCGCCGGCACGATCAGGACGGCTGGGGCGCGACCATGCCCGTGGAACACACGCCGCATGTGGATTTTCACTTCAAGAGCATGGCGGCCCTGGCGCAGGCGCATCGGGAAGCGATGGGGAAATAA
- a CDS encoding haloacid dehalogenase type II — translation MDGLKEHLGGIKVLTFDVYGTLIDWETGLNHALQKVFQAHGVQRSESEALQLFAQHEAQVGAGDYLPYRDVLVETLKRVAHDLGFEPDDGELQALADSVGDWPAFEDSRAALLRLQRHFKLAVITNCDDEHFALSNRHLRIDFDYIITAEQARSYKPSLNNFRLALGTIGVRREEVLHVSESLFHDHVPARQLGLACVWIHRRQGRPGPGATPAAVAQPDFTYPDMRSFADAALGPDEQHEPERP, via the coding sequence ATGGATGGCTTGAAAGAACACCTGGGCGGGATCAAGGTTCTGACGTTCGACGTGTATGGCACGTTGATCGATTGGGAAACCGGCCTCAACCATGCGCTGCAGAAGGTCTTTCAAGCCCATGGCGTGCAGCGCAGCGAAAGCGAGGCGCTGCAATTGTTCGCCCAGCACGAGGCCCAGGTGGGCGCGGGCGATTATCTGCCGTACCGGGACGTGCTGGTCGAAACGCTCAAGCGCGTCGCCCACGACCTGGGCTTCGAGCCGGACGACGGCGAGCTGCAGGCGCTCGCCGACTCCGTGGGCGACTGGCCCGCTTTCGAAGACTCGCGGGCCGCCTTGCTGCGCTTGCAGCGCCATTTCAAACTGGCGGTGATCACCAACTGCGACGACGAGCACTTCGCTTTGTCGAACCGGCATCTGCGCATCGACTTCGACTACATCATCACGGCCGAGCAGGCCCGCAGCTATAAGCCGTCGCTCAATAACTTCCGCCTGGCCCTGGGAACGATAGGCGTCCGGCGGGAAGAGGTGCTGCATGTGTCGGAAAGCCTGTTCCACGACCACGTGCCCGCGCGGCAGCTGGGGCTGGCGTGCGTCTGGATCCATCGCCGGCAAGGCAGGCCGGGCCCCGGCGCCACGCCAGCCGCGGTGGCTCAGCCGGATTTCACCTATCCCGATATGCGCTCGTTCGCGGACGCCGCGCTGGGCCCGGACGAGCAGCACGAACCGGAGCGCCCATGA
- a CDS encoding ABC transporter substrate-binding protein — protein MRSPSRRRFLANTTALAAAGSFSPLAFAQEKPLTIGMAAPPTTLDPHMQSNAPNNAVAMHIFDALVTNDAKSQSKPGLATSWRLIDDTTWEFTLNPKAVFSDGAPLTGEDVIASIQRVGVIPSITPFTTYTRSIADMSVPAPGKLIIKTHQPDPLLLNSLSRIRIISKKYAQSPSADFNNGKAAIGTGPYLLKEYVPESRVVLVRNPHYWGPAPQFENVVLRIVTDAGARLASLLGGDCDLIETVPSEGINRVQSSGNKHIIRGVSSRMVYMTMDQGRDVTPFATDKSGKPLPKNPFKDERVRMAFAKAINRDLIISRVMQGNAVLADQYVQPGTFGASSKIKPVAYDPKGAKALLAQAGYPDGFKLTIHSSNNRYINDAAIAQAVAQFLTRIGIETTVDVMPWSVYASHLSKGEYSFMLASWGTNTGETSNPLLATAVSYDAKAGTGASNYGRYSNPDLDKLVLQAKSTMDDAKREAMLSQACETVFNSNVLLPLHNEVLVLAARKGITYETRVDQYTLAMGVTKA, from the coding sequence ATGCGTTCTCCCAGCCGCCGCCGCTTCCTGGCCAACACCACGGCGCTTGCCGCCGCAGGCTCGTTCAGCCCCCTGGCCTTCGCCCAGGAAAAGCCCTTGACCATCGGCATGGCCGCCCCGCCCACGACGCTGGACCCGCATATGCAGAGCAACGCGCCGAACAACGCGGTGGCCATGCACATCTTCGACGCCCTGGTGACCAACGACGCCAAGTCGCAGTCCAAGCCCGGCCTGGCCACCTCCTGGCGCCTGATCGATGACACGACGTGGGAGTTCACGCTCAATCCCAAGGCCGTCTTCTCCGACGGTGCGCCGCTGACGGGCGAAGACGTCATCGCGTCCATCCAGCGCGTGGGGGTGATCCCCAGCATCACGCCCTTCACGACCTACACACGGTCCATCGCCGACATGTCCGTGCCGGCTCCCGGCAAGCTGATCATCAAGACGCATCAGCCCGATCCGCTGCTGCTGAACTCCCTCAGCCGCATCCGCATCATCAGCAAAAAATACGCGCAATCGCCCAGCGCGGATTTCAACAACGGCAAGGCCGCCATCGGCACCGGTCCGTACCTGTTGAAAGAGTACGTACCGGAAAGCCGCGTGGTGTTGGTCCGCAACCCGCACTACTGGGGCCCCGCTCCGCAGTTCGAGAACGTGGTGCTGCGCATCGTCACCGACGCCGGCGCACGCCTGGCGTCCCTGCTTGGCGGCGACTGTGACCTGATCGAAACCGTGCCGTCCGAAGGCATCAACCGCGTGCAGTCCAGCGGCAACAAGCACATCATTCGCGGCGTGTCCTCCCGCATGGTCTACATGACGATGGACCAGGGCCGCGACGTCACGCCCTTCGCGACGGACAAGAGCGGCAAACCCTTGCCGAAGAATCCGTTCAAGGACGAACGCGTGCGCATGGCTTTCGCCAAGGCCATCAATCGCGACCTCATCATCAGCCGCGTCATGCAGGGCAATGCCGTGCTGGCCGACCAATATGTGCAGCCGGGCACCTTCGGCGCGTCCAGCAAGATCAAGCCGGTGGCCTACGACCCCAAGGGCGCCAAGGCGCTGCTGGCCCAGGCCGGCTACCCGGACGGCTTCAAGCTGACGATCCACAGCTCCAACAACCGCTACATCAACGACGCGGCCATCGCCCAGGCGGTCGCCCAGTTCCTCACGCGCATCGGCATCGAAACGACGGTCGACGTCATGCCGTGGTCGGTTTATGCGTCCCATCTGAGCAAGGGCGAGTACAGCTTCATGCTGGCTTCCTGGGGCACCAACACGGGCGAAACGTCCAACCCGCTGCTGGCCACCGCCGTCAGCTACGACGCCAAGGCGGGCACCGGCGCCAGCAACTACGGCCGTTATTCCAATCCCGACCTCGACAAGCTGGTGCTCCAGGCCAAGTCGACGATGGACGACGCCAAGCGCGAAGCCATGCTGTCCCAGGCCTGCGAGACCGTCTTCAACAGCAATGTTCTGCTGCCCCTGCACAACGAAGTACTGGTCCTGGCCGCCCGCAAAGGCATCACCTACGAGACCCGCGTCGACCAGTACACGCTTGCGATGGGCGTCACCAAGGCTTGA
- a CDS encoding IclR family transcriptional regulator, giving the protein MTLSVSPSNRSGYTIESVRTAMDLLFAVCGEPDLGVTELARKNGLGKARAYRLLRTLEECGLVKRTEDQRFRLGHAALLVGSAATTQIDLANLATAELSRVGEAVQESTQLRIREGDESVCIARWEPNRDLRVHIVLGRRRRLGMGSNKALLAFDTNEEIESTLDRIYVAEDMPVARDVLRTALEEARGKGYVVSRGEVSEHLVSASVPVYAKGGKLVAALNVSAPAIRMTEDNLRFAITQLLEASARLSAKLGWRDTR; this is encoded by the coding sequence ATGACCCTGTCCGTTTCGCCTTCCAATCGCTCCGGTTACACGATCGAATCGGTACGCACCGCCATGGATTTGCTGTTCGCTGTCTGCGGTGAACCGGATCTGGGCGTGACGGAACTGGCCCGCAAGAATGGCCTGGGTAAGGCCCGTGCCTATCGCTTGTTGCGCACGCTTGAAGAGTGCGGGCTGGTCAAACGCACCGAGGACCAGCGCTTTCGCCTGGGCCATGCGGCGCTGCTCGTGGGCAGCGCGGCGACCACGCAGATCGACCTGGCGAATCTGGCCACGGCGGAACTGAGCCGGGTGGGCGAAGCCGTGCAGGAAAGCACGCAGCTGCGGATACGGGAAGGCGATGAGTCCGTCTGCATCGCGCGCTGGGAGCCGAACCGGGATCTGCGCGTCCATATCGTGCTTGGCCGGCGGCGGCGTCTGGGGATGGGGTCGAACAAGGCTTTGCTGGCGTTCGACACCAACGAGGAAATCGAGAGCACCCTCGATCGCATCTACGTGGCGGAAGATATGCCCGTCGCGCGCGACGTTTTACGCACTGCGCTGGAAGAGGCGCGCGGCAAGGGCTACGTTGTCAGCCGCGGGGAGGTGTCCGAGCATCTGGTCAGCGCGTCGGTGCCGGTGTACGCGAAAGGCGGTAAGCTGGTCGCGGCATTGAATGTTTCGGCGCCGGCGATACGGATGACCGAAGACAATCTTCGTTTCGCCATCACGCAGTTGCTGGAAGCGTCGGCGCGGCTGTCGGCCAAGCTTGGCTGGCGTGATACGCGGTAA
- a CDS encoding ATP/GTP-binding protein yields the protein MLYRLEVENFFSVRDRQVLDLTIDAKVPDVDSRFAPIFTGSAARAPKVVVLFGANASGKTTVLRALEFIVTMARDSVQRTVPGFAGCERFNDVESANRPIKLAIELGGIVNVSPDVLARAQSGETVEHGVYRYELTIAVANGAATRIQHEALQQKPGGLGKWQRVFDRDVDGKVRGSKSFSLSGFQHLVKTLAANHTVLSSFAKFQHPAALIFVESARKAFFSIEPVAHSSNDQAVIEYLKAQPDILSRLSAEMNRIDVGVEGLRFQTGKDGGAHLMFKHAGLEQEMPWLLESHGTRAFIKIFPYLISALDRGGIAAIDEMDAAIHPLVLPELLRWFYDNRTRNAFDAQLLLSCHSASLLDDLQKEEIAICEKDRQGRSQFFSLMDVKVRRDENHYRKYLSGAYGGVPLLG from the coding sequence ATGTTATATAGACTCGAAGTCGAAAACTTCTTCTCTGTGCGCGACCGGCAGGTGCTTGATTTGACAATCGACGCCAAGGTGCCGGACGTCGATAGCCGCTTTGCGCCAATTTTTACGGGTTCGGCCGCCCGCGCACCGAAAGTCGTCGTTCTCTTCGGCGCGAACGCGTCTGGCAAGACAACCGTACTACGCGCGCTCGAGTTCATCGTTACGATGGCCCGAGACAGTGTGCAGCGCACGGTACCGGGATTCGCTGGCTGCGAACGTTTCAATGATGTGGAATCAGCGAACCGGCCGATCAAGCTGGCAATTGAGCTTGGCGGGATCGTAAATGTCTCGCCGGACGTCTTGGCGCGAGCGCAATCCGGGGAAACGGTCGAGCATGGCGTGTACCGCTATGAACTGACGATAGCAGTTGCCAATGGCGCAGCCACACGCATCCAGCATGAGGCCTTACAGCAGAAGCCGGGAGGGCTGGGTAAGTGGCAACGCGTGTTCGACCGTGACGTTGATGGCAAGGTAAGAGGCTCAAAGTCATTCAGCCTGTCAGGCTTTCAGCACTTGGTTAAAACTCTGGCCGCGAACCATACCGTTCTTTCTTCCTTTGCCAAGTTTCAGCACCCCGCCGCTCTGATCTTTGTCGAAAGCGCACGCAAAGCGTTCTTCTCGATCGAGCCGGTTGCGCATTCCAGTAATGACCAGGCAGTGATTGAGTACCTGAAAGCGCAGCCTGACATTCTCTCGCGCTTGAGCGCTGAGATGAACCGCATCGATGTCGGGGTTGAGGGCTTGAGGTTTCAGACTGGCAAGGACGGCGGCGCTCACCTCATGTTCAAACACGCCGGGTTGGAGCAGGAAATGCCATGGCTTCTTGAAAGCCATGGGACCCGTGCTTTTATCAAGATTTTCCCGTATTTGATTAGCGCGCTCGACCGGGGCGGCATTGCAGCGATCGACGAAATGGACGCGGCTATCCACCCTTTGGTACTTCCGGAACTACTGCGATGGTTTTATGACAACAGGACGCGCAACGCTTTCGATGCGCAGCTCTTGCTCTCTTGCCATTCGGCCTCTCTCCTCGACGATTTGCAGAAGGAAGAAATTGCGATTTGTGAGAAGGACCGCCAGGGCCGCTCGCAGTTCTTCAGCCTGATGGACGTGAAAGTCCGGCGCGATGAGAACCACTATCGCAAATATTTGAGTGGCGCATATGGTGGAGTGCCTTTGCTCGGATGA
- a CDS encoding PdxA family protein — protein MSTLPIIALTPGDCTGIGPEQLARILHDKRLADIARIVVVGDARVLDLGMRQAGVSYDYRRYDSPASVDWTDAAVPLVDLANTDPALYPPGVGSAESGRLTGETLARAIEFAKAGEVDAISFAPLNKRAMFDGGWEFPDEHKMFAHLLDHHGYFSEMNVLGNQWMSRVTSHIALRKALDQITRDAIEEAIELSDTMMKKAGIAQPRIAVAALNPHGGENGLFGTEEIDIIRPAVKAMAARGIACAGPFPSDTVYLKAFAGEYDGVVSMYHDQGQIATKMQGFNRGVTITAGLDTVFTTPAHGTAFDIVGKGVANTGAIEAAVALASRLAVRA, from the coding sequence ATGAGCACACTTCCCATCATCGCCCTCACCCCCGGGGACTGCACCGGCATCGGTCCCGAACAACTCGCGCGCATCCTGCATGACAAACGCCTGGCGGACATCGCCCGTATCGTCGTGGTCGGCGACGCGCGCGTGCTCGACCTGGGCATGCGCCAGGCCGGCGTTTCCTACGACTATCGGCGTTACGACAGCCCGGCTTCCGTGGATTGGACCGATGCCGCGGTGCCGCTGGTCGACCTGGCCAATACCGATCCCGCGCTGTACCCGCCAGGCGTCGGCAGCGCGGAGTCGGGGCGGCTTACCGGTGAAACGCTGGCGCGCGCCATCGAGTTCGCCAAGGCCGGAGAAGTCGACGCCATCAGCTTCGCGCCCTTGAACAAACGCGCCATGTTCGATGGCGGCTGGGAGTTCCCGGACGAGCACAAGATGTTCGCGCACCTGCTCGATCATCACGGCTATTTCAGCGAGATGAACGTGCTGGGTAATCAGTGGATGTCGCGCGTCACCTCGCACATCGCGCTGCGCAAGGCACTGGACCAGATCACGCGGGACGCCATCGAGGAAGCCATCGAGCTGTCCGACACGATGATGAAGAAAGCGGGCATCGCGCAACCGCGCATTGCCGTGGCCGCGCTGAATCCGCATGGCGGGGAGAACGGCCTGTTCGGCACGGAAGAGATCGACATCATCCGTCCCGCCGTCAAGGCCATGGCGGCGCGCGGCATTGCCTGTGCCGGGCCCTTCCCTTCGGACACGGTCTACTTGAAAGCCTTCGCCGGTGAATACGACGGGGTCGTGTCGATGTATCACGACCAAGGCCAGATCGCCACGAAGATGCAGGGCTTCAATCGCGGCGTGACGATCACCGCGGGACTGGATACGGTGTTCACCACGCCTGCGCACGGGACGGCCTTCGACATCGTCGGCAAAGGTGTGGCGAACACCGGGGCGATCGAGGCGGCGGTGGCTCTGGCCAGCCGCCTGGCCGTCAGGGCTTGA